Proteins found in one Venturia canescens isolate UGA chromosome 6, ASM1945775v1, whole genome shotgun sequence genomic segment:
- the LOC122412314 gene encoding arginine kinase-like codes for MCDKRLCACEPKKPSKSPADLSGKNLEDSFVRFLESESPSMLKKYLTRDVFDTLKNRFTSYGSGLRDVIQSGLANPDSGIGVYAPDPESYETFRELFDPIIHDYHAGFRSMDVQPKLEWGDGELLGDLDPTGKYVVSTRVRCGRSLKGFPFNPTMKEAHYRDIQTKVSKALESLDGELQGKYHPLEGMDKQTQQTLIDEHFLFKEGDRFLQAANACRYWPVGRGIFYNKAKTFLVWCNEEDHIRVISMEKGGNLSSTYGRLVRAMNKLGKMLEFSSDNRLGFLTFCPTNLGTTIRASVHIKLPKLSADFPKLLEIAETYHLQVRGTRGEHSDSEGGIYDISNKRRIGLTEFEALVEMRDGIRELITMEQILNEEYRQSDAR; via the exons ATGTGCGACAAGCGTTTGTGCGCCTGTGAGCCGAAGAAGCCTTCGAAATCTCCTGCCG ATTTGTCAGGGAAAAACCTGGAAGATTCGTTCGTCAGATTCTTAGAGAGCGAAAGCCCCTCAATGCTGAAGAAGTATTTGACCCGCGATGTATTTGACACGTTGAAGAATCGTTTTACGAGTTATGGTTCCGGTCTTCGCGACGTTATACAATCGGGACTGGCAAATCCGGATTCGGGAATCGGCGTTTATGCCCCAGATCCTGAATCTTATGAGACATTCCGCGAGCTATTTGATCCAATAATTCATGACTATCACGCAGGATTTCGGTCCATGGATGTGCAGCCCAAGTTGGAATGGGGTGACGGCGAGTTACTCGGTGATCTAGATCCAACAGGAAAATACGTTGTCTCGACGAGAGTACGATGCGGTAGATCGTTGAAGGGCTTTCCCTTCAATCCTACCATGAAGGAGGCGCACTATCGAGATATTCAAACCAAA GTTTCGAAGGCATTGGAAAGCCTGGACGGTGAACTCCAAGGGAAGTATCACCCACTCGAGGGAATGGACAAACAGACCCAGCAGACTCTTATAGACGAGCATTTTCTCTTCAAGGAGGGCGATCGATTTCTTCAGGCAGCAAACGCCTGTCGTTACTGGCCAGTCG GGAGGGGCATATTCTACAACAAAGCAAAAACATTCTTGGTTTGGTGCAACGAAGAAGATCACATCCGAGTGATATCGATGGAAAAAGGTGGAAATTTGAGCTCGACTTACGGGCGTCTGGTCAGAGCGATGAACAAGCTTGGAAAAATGCTTGAATTTTCGAGCGACAACAGGCTCGGTTTCCTCACATTTTGTCCGACGAATTTGGGCACGACGATTCGTGCTTCGGTGCACATTAAATTGCCCAAGCTGTCAGCGGATTTTCCGAAATTGTTGGAAATCGCTGAAACGTATCATCTTCAGGTGAGAGGAACCAGGGGTGAGCACAGCGACAGCGAAGGAGGAATCTACGACATAAGCAATAAAAGACGAATCGGATTGACCGAGTTCGAGGCACTCGTTGAAATGAGGGACGGTATCCGTGAATTAATCACCATGGAGCAGATACTCAATGAAGAATACCGTCAAAGTGATGCAAGATAG